The DNA segment AAGGTCACGAATTATTTGATACAATGATGCAAACAATCGAAGAGGACGTATCTAAATACATCTTGAAATCAGTTGTTTCTGTAGAAGAAGATGTTGAACGTGATAAATCTACTGACTTTGGTAAAGCTGAACATGTAACGAGCGGAGACGACTATGGAGAAGGTGAAGCTAAGGCAGAACCTTATGTTAAAGATGAGGATATTGGTAGAAATGATCCATGTCCTTGTGGCAGCGGTAAGAAATATAAAAATTGCCACGGTGCATAATTAATAAATTTTAAAAAGGGAGTGGGACAGAAATCGATTTTTTATAATGATTTCGTAGTCCCACCCCGGCAAGGATGACTAGGATTGAAAAAAGCTTGATATAAGTGCATTTTCAATTCAGACATCTACTGTCAAGTTGCCAAAGAGTCTGAGACACCTATTATGTCTCAGACTCTAAATTTTTATAATGATAGTGAATTAATAGAGCTATCGAGTGAAACATGCGTATTTTAGGGATGAAACTGAAACAACTCTACTTATTTCAAACTACGGACGTTCGAACAGTATGTAAAGTTGAAAGGTGTTCCTTAACTTTTGTAAAATAGTTGTATTCATTCAAAAACAAATTAAAATAAAAGTAAATCATTGTTTATTAAGAAAATAGGAGCGATGCACTATGGAATTATCAGAAATAAAAAGAAATATAGATAGCTATCAAGAGAAGTTAGAACAACTTAGGGGGTCTCTTTGACTTAGAAGAGAAAGAGACGAACATACAAGAATATGAAGAAATGATGACAGACCCAACATTTTGGGATGATCAAGACAAAGCTCAAGATATCATTGATAAAAACAATGCTTTAAAATCAGTCGTTAATGCTTATCGTAAACTAGAAGCGGATATAGAAGATATGACTACAACGAGAGAATTATTAGTTGAAGAAAATGACGAAGATATGAAAGATGATTTAGAAGAAACAGTGGTAGCTTTCAAAGATGAGCTAGACCAGTTTGAATTACAACTATTATTAGACGGCCCTTATGATGCAAACAATGCAATCATTGAATTACACCCAGGTGCAGGTGGGACGGAATCGCAAGATTGGACGAATATGTTACTTAGAATGTATCAACGTTACTGCGAACAAAGCGGATTTAAAGTTGAAATTGCTGACTATTTACCTGGGGATGAAGCTGGCGTAAAAAGCGTAACTTTCGTCGTTAAAGGACATAATGCTTACGGTTATTTGAAAGCTGAAAAAGGTGTTCACCGACTTGTGAGAATTTCCCCATTTGATTCTTCAGGGCGTCGTCATACTTCATTCGCATCATGTGACGTTATTCCAGAATTTAATAATTCGGAAATAGAAATTGAAGTGAATTCTGACGATATTACGGTAGATACTTTTAGAGCTTCTGGGGCAGGTGGACAACACATCAACAAAACAGAATCTGCAATAAGAATTACACACCATCCTACTGGTATCGTCGTAAATAACCAAAACGAAAGATCTCAAATTAAAAACAGAGAAGCCGCAATGAAAACTTTAAAATCAAAACTTTATCAATTAAAGCTTGAAGAGCAAGAACAAGAGATGGCTGAAATTCGTGGTGAACAAAAAGAGATTGGTTGGGGAAGCCAAATTAGATCTTATGTTTTCCATCCGTATGCAATGGTTAAAGACCATAGAACGAACGAAGAAACTGCGAAAGTTGATGCAGTAATGGATGGCGAAATTGGTCCGTTTATTGAAGCGTACTTACGTAGTCAAATGGATAATAACAATTAAGTTGAGTTAGCACATAACTGAACCGTAATTGTTTTTAATGAAAGTTTTACCTCTTATAGAAATTAAAATATTCTATAATTAAATTCGAAAGACATTTTGATTATTGAATGATAATATAAAAGCAAGTAAAATCACACTAAATAATTTAGGAGGCGATGTCATGGGCGTACATCAATACTTTAAGCGTTTATCCGATTTGGAAAAGTTAATTAGGTTGCCAGGTCAATTTAAATATTTCGAACATAACGTGGCTGCACATTCTTTTAAAGTCACGAAGATTGCACAATATTTAGGTACGGTTGAAGAATATCATGGCAATAAAGTTGATTGGAAAAGTTTATATGAAAAAGCGCTTAACCATGACTTTGCCGAAATATTTACCGGTGATATCAAAACACCTGTAAAATATGCGAGTGGCGAGTTAAAGAAGCTCTTCTCACAAGTTGAGGAAGAAATGGTCAATCATTTTATTAATGAAGAGATTCCAGAACCATATCAAGCCATTTATCGTGAACGTCTGCAAGAGGGAAAAGATGACTCTTTAGAAGGGCAAATACTATCAGTAGCCGACAAAATTGATTTATTATATGAAACATTTGGTGAAATACAAAAAAGAAATCCCGAACCTCTATTCTTTGAAATTTATGAGATGTCATTAGAAACGATTATGCAATTCGATCATTTGAGCTCTGTAAATGACTTCATTGAAAATATTATTCCGGAAATGCTTACTGAAAACTTTATCCCACGCTCAGAATTAAGAGAAACGACAATGGCCATCCTAAATAAAAGAAATGAGTGAGATGTATGATTTGGTATTTACTTGCTGCATTTTTCCCTTGTATTCTTGTAGTTTCTTTTAGTGTAGTTACAAGGAACAAATGGGTTGGAACGATTTTGGCGTTAATACTCATTGGCGTTTCAGTTGAAAAAGGATTTTTCCATAGTCAGTGGATTATCTTTATTGACGTAGTGTCATTATTAGCAGGATATTTAATTATCGACCAACTCGAGTTACACAAAAAAATGGACGATTAGTTAATATATAAGTGCGAAAGTTCATTATTTATTTAGCATATTACATCATAATAAGAAACAACTTAACGCGCATAAGACAAACATGGGAATAACTATGTTTGTTTTTTATTTTCTCAAAACCAATAACGAACAAATGTTTGTATTTGTAGTGGTAAATCTGTTAAAATGTTTATCGTGAACAATTAATATAAACGAAAAGTATAAGTAATTATAGAGGATTAATGTGGGATATCGCATAGGAACGTTAATGCGAAATTTTGTAGGAGGCGTGATCATTATGGAACATTATCCATTTAAATTAGAATCTAACTTTGAACCCCAAGGTGATCAACCTCAAGCGATTGATGAAATTGTTAAGGGTGTAGAAGAGGGGAAACGTCACCAAACATTACTCGGTGCCACAGGAACAGGTAAGACATTTACGATGAGTAATGTAATTAAACGCGTTGGAAAGCCAACTCTAATTATCGCTCATAATAAGACACTTGCAGGTCAGTTATATAGCGAGTTTAAAGAGTTCTTTCCTGAAAATCGTGTAGAGTACTTTGTGAGTTATTATGATTATTATCAACCAGAAGCATATGTACCTTCAACGGATACTTTCATAGAGAAAGATGCTTCTATTAATGACGAAATTGATCAATTGAGACACTCAGCGACAAGTGCACTGTTTGAACGTGACGATGTTATTATTATTGCTAGTGTCAGTTGTATATATGGTTTAGGTAATCCAGAAGAATATAAAGAATTAGTTGTAAGTGTTCGCGTCGGAATGGAAATGGATAGAAGTGAACTGTTAAGAAAGCTTGTCGATGTGCAATATACAAGAAATGACATTGACTTTAGACGTGGTACGTTCCGTGTACGTGGGGATGTTGTAGAAATCTTCCCGGCATCTCGTGAAGAAATGTGTATCCGAGTTGAGTTCTTCGGGGATGAAATTGATCGCATTAGAGAAGTGAACTACCTAACAGGGGAAGTATTGCGCGAACGAGATCACTTTGCTATCTTCCCAGCGTCTCACTTCGTAACACGTGATGAAAAGATGAAATTAGCAATTAAACGTATTGAAAATGAATTAGAAGAACGATTAACTGAATTACGTAACGAAAATAAATTACTTGAAGCACAACGTTTGGAGCAACGTACAAATTATGATCTTGAAATGATGCGAGAAATGGGATTTTGTTCAGGAATTGAAAATTATTCAGTACATTTAACTTTACGTCCAACAGGGTCTACGCCTTATACTTTACTTGATTATTTTGGTGATGATTGGTTAGTTATGATTGATGAATCTCACGTGACTTTACCTCAAATTAGAGGTATGTATAACGGTGACCGTGCACGTAAACAAGTCTTAGTAGATCACGGCTTCCGTTTACCAAGTGCTTTAGATAATAGACCATTGAAATTTGAAGAGTTTGAAGATAAGACGAATCAACTCGTATATGTTTCTGCTACACCTGGTCCGTATGAGTTAGAACATACTGATGAAATGGTTGAACAAATTATTCGTCCAACTGGATTATTAGATCCTAAGATTGATGTGCGACCTACAGAAAATCAAATCGATGACTTATTAAGTGAAATACAAACACGTATTGATCGTGATGAACGCGTGTTAGTGACTACACTCACTAAAAAAATGAGTGAAGATTTGACGACATATATGAAAGAAGCGGGCATCAAAGTCAATTATTTACACTCTGAAATAAAAACACTTGAACGTATTGAAATTATACGTGATTTAAGAATGGGCACATATGATGTTATCGTTGGTATTAACTTATTAAGAGAAGGTATAGATATTCCTGAAGTATCGTTAGTCGTCATCTTAGATGCTGATAAAGAAGGTTTCTTAAGATCAGAACGTTCTCTTGTACAAACGATTGGTCGTGCAGCGCGTAATAGTGGCGGGGAAGTTATCATGTATGGTGATAAAGTCACAGATTCTATGCAATATGCGATTGATGAAACGAATCGACGTCGTTCAATTCAAGAAGCATATAATGAAGAACATGGTATTACACCAATGACGATTAATAAGAAGATTCATGATGTGATTAGTGCTACAGTAGAGAGTGACGAGACAAACGAACAAGAGCAAACTGAATTACCTAAGAAAATGACGAAGAAAGAACGCGAAAAAACAATTGCAAATATAGAAAAAGAAATGAAGCAAGCAGCAAAAGATTTAGATTTCGAAAAGGCAACAGAGCTTAGAGATATGTTATTTGAATTAAAAGCAGAAGGGTGAAAAATATGAAACAACCATCCATTGTAGTTAAAGGAGCACGTGCTCATAATTTAAAAAATGTTGATATCGAAATACCGAAGAACAAAATGATTGTCATGACTGGTCTTTCAGGGTCAGGTAAATCTTCATTAGCATTCGATACGATTTACGCTGAAGGGCAACGTAGATATGTTGAATCTTTAAGTGCATATGCACGTCAATTTCTAGGACAAATGGACAAACCAGATGTAGATACTATAGAAGGTTTGTCACCAGCGATTTCAATCGATCAGAAAACGACAAGCAAAAACCCAAGATCGACGGTTGCCACAGTCACAGAGATTTATGATTATATACGTTTATTATATGCGCGTGTAGGTAAACCTATATGTCCCAATCACGGTATTGAAATCGAATCGCAAACAGTTCAACAAATGGTAGATCGTGTCTTACAATTAGAAGAACGTAGTAAGATTCAACTCTTAGCTCCTGTAGTGTCACATCGTAAAGGTTCACATGAGAAATTATTAGATGACATTAGTAAAAAAGGTTATGTGCGTGTAAGAGTTGATGGTGAAATAACAGACGTCAATGAAGTACCTGATTTAAATAAAAATAAAAATCATACGATAGAAGTTGTAGTAGATAGACTTGTAGTTAAAGATGGCATTGAAACACGTCTTGCCGACTCGATTGAAACTGGACTTAACCTAGCTGATGGCAACCTCATAGTTGATGTAATTGGAGATGAAGAGCTTAAATTCTCAGAAAATCATGCCTGTCCAATTTGTGGTTTCTCTATTGGTGAGTTAGAGCCGCGTATGTTTAGTTTCAACAGCCCGTTTGGAGCTTGTCCAACTTGTGATGGTTTAGGACAAAAACTAAAAGTAGATTTAGATTTAGTCGTTCCAGACAAAAATAAGACGTTAGATGAAGGTGCAATCGTACCGTGGGAACCTACAAGTTCTGATTTCTATCCAACTTTATTAAAACGAGTTTGTGAAGTTTATAAGATTAAAATGGACAAACCGTTTAAAAAGTTAACTGACCGCCAAAAAAATATTATTTTGTACGGTTCAAACGGTAAAGAAATTGAATTTACATTTAAACAACGTAACGGTACAACTCGCAAAAGAACGATGGAATTCGAAGGTGTAGTAAATAACATTAGTCGTCGTTATCATGAGTCGCCTTCTGAATTAGTAAGAGAAATGATGAGTAAATATATGACACAGTTACCATGTGAAACGTGTCATGGTAAACGCTTGAGTCGTGAAGCTTTATCAGTTTATGTTGCAGGTTATAATATCGGTGAAATTGTAGAGAATTCAATTAAAGATGCATTACACCAATACAAACATATTGAGCTGAAAGAACAAGATCGTAAAATCGCGACACAAATTTTAAATGAAATTATCGCACGTCTTGAGTTTTTAAATAACGTAGGTCTCGATTACTTAACACTTAATCGTGCTTCAGGTTCATTATCTGGTGGTGAAGCACAACGTATTAGACTGGCAACACAAATTGGTTCAAGATTGTCCGGTGTACTATACGTGTTAGATGAGCCTTCTATCGGGTTGCATCAACGAGACAATGACCGACTCATTAATACGTTGAAAGAGATGCGTGATTTAGGAAATACGCTTATTGTCGTTGAACACGATGACGATACGATGCGTGCAGCTGATTATTTAGTCGATGTCGGCCCAGGCGCAGGCGATCACGGTGGTGAAATCGTTGCGAGTGGTACGCCGAAACAAGTCATGCAAAATAAACAATCTCTTACAGGTCAATATTTAAGCGGTAAAAAACGCATCGAATTACCCGAAGCACGTCGTCCATTAACTGACAGACAAATTCAAATCAGAGGTGCTAAAAGTAATAACCTTAAAAATATTGATGTTGACTTCCCGCTTTCAACAATGACTGTAGTTACAGGTGTCTCAGGCTCTGGTAAGAGTACTTTAGTAAATGAAATATTATATAAGTCATTAGCTAAAGCTATTAATAAATCGAAAGTTAAGCCAGGGGATTGTGATGAAATCAAAGGCATAGATCAAATTGAGCGTATTATTGATATTGATCAGTCTCCAATCGGTCGTACACCACGTTCAAACCCTGCGACTTATACTGGCGTTTTTGACAATATTAGAGATATCTTCGCTCAAACAAACGAAGCGAAAGTGAGAGGTTATTCAAAAGGACGTTTCAGCTTTAACGTTAAAGGCGGACGTTGTGAAGCATGTAAAGGTGACGGTATTATTAAAATTGAAATGCACTTTTTACCAGATGTGTATGTACCATGTGAAGTGTGTGGCGGCTCACGTTATAACCGTGAAACATTAGAGGTTACTTATAAAGGTAAGAGTATCGCTGATGTGTTAGCAATGACTGCTGAAGATGCAACGCATTTCTTTGAAAATGTTCCGAAAATTCATCGTAAACTACAAACACTCGTTGATGTTGGTTTAGGTTATGTGACATTAGGTCAACCTGCGACCACACTTTCTGGTGGTGAAGCACAACGTGTGAAACTCGCTTCGGAATTACACAAACGTTCAACAGGTAACTCAATTTATATACTTGATGAACCAACAACAGGTCTGCATGTGGATGATATTAGTAGATTATTAAAGGTGCTAAATAAACTCGTTGAAAATGGTGATACTGTAGTCATCATCGAACATAATTTAGACGTAATTAAAATGGCAGATCATATTATAGACTTAGGACCTGAAGGTGGCGATGGTGGAGGAACGCTTGTTGCCACTGGAACGCCTGAAGCTATAGCAGATGTTCCTCATAGTTATACAGGACAATATTTAAAGCTAGTATTAGAACGTGATAAATAGAATAGAAAATAAGTATTTCCTAGGTAATAAAAAATAATGATTTCTATCGAATGTGATGGAAATCATTATTTTTTTGTGAGAAATGATGCTTCTTTAAAATAACTATGTCATATTTAATACTTGAACCCTTTAGTATAGGGAGGAGCACCTTAGCTTTAAAAATTGGAATATAGGTTATAATAAATATAATTGTGCATATAACTCCGGCTCTGATACACTTTTTAATATGGATTATTAGCGCTTTTTGATATGATGAAAGCAAGTAGTTTTGAAAGGGAATTATAAATAGAGGTGAACCTATGTTAACAACAAAGAGCTTGATCGAACGGTTTGAGTTAAGACTCGTAACTGGTGAATCAGGATTAAATAAAACAATTAAAAATACTGATATTTCAAGACCTGGTTTGGAAATGGCTGGTTATTTCTCGCATTATGCATCTGACCGTATTCAATTATTAGGTACAACGGAATTATCATTTTATAATTTATTACCTGATGAGGAACGAAAAGGGCGTATGAGAAAGTTATGTCGTCCAGAAACCCCTGCCATTATTGTAACGCGAGATTTAGAGCCACCAACAGAACTCATTAAAGCTGCCGAGGAAAACAATACGCCTTTATTTGAGTCTTCTGCTGCAACGACGCAACTGATGAGTCGATTGACGACGTTTTTAGAACATAACTTAGCCCGTACAACATCGCTTCATGGTGTACTTGTGGATGTTTATGGTGTAGGCGTCTTGATTACGGGTGACTCTGGTATCGGTAAAAGTGAAACAGCACTCGAACTTGTTAAAAGAGGGCATCGTCTTGTTGCAGATGATAATGTTGAAATAAGTGAAATTAGTAAAGATGAATTAATAGGTAAACCACCTAAACTGATTGAACATTTATTAGAAATTAGAGGATTAGGCATTATTAATGTTATGACGTTATTTGGTGCTGGCT comes from the Staphylococcus hsinchuensis genome and includes:
- the uvrB gene encoding excinuclease ABC subunit UvrB, with the protein product MMEHYPFKLESNFEPQGDQPQAIDEIVKGVEEGKRHQTLLGATGTGKTFTMSNVIKRVGKPTLIIAHNKTLAGQLYSEFKEFFPENRVEYFVSYYDYYQPEAYVPSTDTFIEKDASINDEIDQLRHSATSALFERDDVIIIASVSCIYGLGNPEEYKELVVSVRVGMEMDRSELLRKLVDVQYTRNDIDFRRGTFRVRGDVVEIFPASREEMCIRVEFFGDEIDRIREVNYLTGEVLRERDHFAIFPASHFVTRDEKMKLAIKRIENELEERLTELRNENKLLEAQRLEQRTNYDLEMMREMGFCSGIENYSVHLTLRPTGSTPYTLLDYFGDDWLVMIDESHVTLPQIRGMYNGDRARKQVLVDHGFRLPSALDNRPLKFEEFEDKTNQLVYVSATPGPYELEHTDEMVEQIIRPTGLLDPKIDVRPTENQIDDLLSEIQTRIDRDERVLVTTLTKKMSEDLTTYMKEAGIKVNYLHSEIKTLERIEIIRDLRMGTYDVIVGINLLREGIDIPEVSLVVILDADKEGFLRSERSLVQTIGRAARNSGGEVIMYGDKVTDSMQYAIDETNRRRSIQEAYNEEHGITPMTINKKIHDVISATVESDETNEQEQTELPKKMTKKEREKTIANIEKEMKQAAKDLDFEKATELRDMLFELKAEG
- a CDS encoding YfbR-like 5'-deoxynucleotidase, coding for MGVHQYFKRLSDLEKLIRLPGQFKYFEHNVAAHSFKVTKIAQYLGTVEEYHGNKVDWKSLYEKALNHDFAEIFTGDIKTPVKYASGELKKLFSQVEEEMVNHFINEEIPEPYQAIYRERLQEGKDDSLEGQILSVADKIDLLYETFGEIQKRNPEPLFFEIYEMSLETIMQFDHLSSVNDFIENIIPEMLTENFIPRSELRETTMAILNKRNE
- the hprK gene encoding HPr(Ser) kinase/phosphatase, whose translation is MLTTKSLIERFELRLVTGESGLNKTIKNTDISRPGLEMAGYFSHYASDRIQLLGTTELSFYNLLPDEERKGRMRKLCRPETPAIIVTRDLEPPTELIKAAEENNTPLFESSAATTQLMSRLTTFLEHNLARTTSLHGVLVDVYGVGVLITGDSGIGKSETALELVKRGHRLVADDNVEISEISKDELIGKPPKLIEHLLEIRGLGIINVMTLFGAGSILTEKRLRLNIHLENWHEGKLYDRVGLDEEKLRILDNKITKKTIPVRPGRNVAVIIEVAAMNYRLNIMGINTAEEFNDRLNAEILRNGNHNKEN
- a CDS encoding CsbA family protein; the encoded protein is MIWYLLAAFFPCILVVSFSVVTRNKWVGTILALILIGVSVEKGFFHSQWIIFIDVVSLLAGYLIIDQLELHKKMDD
- the prfB gene encoding peptide chain release factor 2 (programmed frameshift), giving the protein MELSEIKRNIDSYQEKLEQLRGSLDLEEKETNIQEYEEMMTDPTFWDDQDKAQDIIDKNNALKSVVNAYRKLEADIEDMTTTRELLVEENDEDMKDDLEETVVAFKDELDQFELQLLLDGPYDANNAIIELHPGAGGTESQDWTNMLLRMYQRYCEQSGFKVEIADYLPGDEAGVKSVTFVVKGHNAYGYLKAEKGVHRLVRISPFDSSGRRHTSFASCDVIPEFNNSEIEIEVNSDDITVDTFRASGAGGQHINKTESAIRITHHPTGIVVNNQNERSQIKNREAAMKTLKSKLYQLKLEEQEQEMAEIRGEQKEIGWGSQIRSYVFHPYAMVKDHRTNEETAKVDAVMDGEIGPFIEAYLRSQMDNNN
- the uvrA gene encoding excinuclease ABC subunit UvrA; amino-acid sequence: MKQPSIVVKGARAHNLKNVDIEIPKNKMIVMTGLSGSGKSSLAFDTIYAEGQRRYVESLSAYARQFLGQMDKPDVDTIEGLSPAISIDQKTTSKNPRSTVATVTEIYDYIRLLYARVGKPICPNHGIEIESQTVQQMVDRVLQLEERSKIQLLAPVVSHRKGSHEKLLDDISKKGYVRVRVDGEITDVNEVPDLNKNKNHTIEVVVDRLVVKDGIETRLADSIETGLNLADGNLIVDVIGDEELKFSENHACPICGFSIGELEPRMFSFNSPFGACPTCDGLGQKLKVDLDLVVPDKNKTLDEGAIVPWEPTSSDFYPTLLKRVCEVYKIKMDKPFKKLTDRQKNIILYGSNGKEIEFTFKQRNGTTRKRTMEFEGVVNNISRRYHESPSELVREMMSKYMTQLPCETCHGKRLSREALSVYVAGYNIGEIVENSIKDALHQYKHIELKEQDRKIATQILNEIIARLEFLNNVGLDYLTLNRASGSLSGGEAQRIRLATQIGSRLSGVLYVLDEPSIGLHQRDNDRLINTLKEMRDLGNTLIVVEHDDDTMRAADYLVDVGPGAGDHGGEIVASGTPKQVMQNKQSLTGQYLSGKKRIELPEARRPLTDRQIQIRGAKSNNLKNIDVDFPLSTMTVVTGVSGSGKSTLVNEILYKSLAKAINKSKVKPGDCDEIKGIDQIERIIDIDQSPIGRTPRSNPATYTGVFDNIRDIFAQTNEAKVRGYSKGRFSFNVKGGRCEACKGDGIIKIEMHFLPDVYVPCEVCGGSRYNRETLEVTYKGKSIADVLAMTAEDATHFFENVPKIHRKLQTLVDVGLGYVTLGQPATTLSGGEAQRVKLASELHKRSTGNSIYILDEPTTGLHVDDISRLLKVLNKLVENGDTVVIIEHNLDVIKMADHIIDLGPEGGDGGGTLVATGTPEAIADVPHSYTGQYLKLVLERDK